In the Hordeum vulgare subsp. vulgare chromosome 7H, MorexV3_pseudomolecules_assembly, whole genome shotgun sequence genome, one interval contains:
- the LOC123407510 gene encoding uncharacterized protein LOC123407510: MAATPPDVVLLLGGIVEVRALSLPLLSQEKSLVLLRLDGNDASCVVSFLKVPAWTRWESAGVMRGGGWGGDRGYLYCWQQQDAIPGTHNCLQADLIPVVDAPFSRCLFV, encoded by the exons ATGGCGGCGACACCGCCCGATGTCGTTCTCCTCCTCGGAGGCATCGTCGAGGTTCGGGCCCTCTCCCTCCCGCTCCTTTCCCAGGAGAAATCCCTTGTCTTGCTGAGACTAGACGGCAACGACGCGTCGTGCGTGGTCTCCTTCTTGAAGGTGCCAGCTTGGACAAGGTGGGAGAGTGCAGGAGTGATGCGCGGTGGTGGCTGG GGAGGGGATAGGGGTTATCTCTATTGTTGGCAGCAGCAAGATGCGATACCAGGGACACACAACTGCCTGCAGGCTGATCTGATTCCAGTTGTGGATGCTCCATTTTCTCGTTGTTTGTTTGTTTAG
- the LOC123408559 gene encoding probable jasmonic acid carboxyl methyltransferase 2 has product MASDQTVHMNGGQGETSYARNSSLQNAEQNRVRPLIEEAIADLLSASASLPRSMVVADLGCSSGPNALALVSICVDAIRSQRLRSRQPPVEVCVFLNDLPDNDFNMVVKSLVTFQQSHKSVVTGVMPGSFYGRLFTSGSLHLVCSANSLHWLSEAPEELRRNKIPAYDIDEHVRRGRRSVVIGAYARQFRKDFTLFLELRAKELVAGGRLVVSLAGRRSEEPAAESTHAWESVALILSEMTSKGMVNRAKFDSFYIPIYGPSDVELREIIQAEGSFSIREMQVHEPTSNVESTLISPSKIANLLRAGFEPIIVQHFGSSEEIMDGFVRAAEQRWSRHGSLEEEMAGNPRVMLVVSLKLNV; this is encoded by the exons ATGGCTTCCGACCAGACGGTGCACATGAATGGAGGACAAGGGGAGACAAGCTATGCTCGCAACTCAAGTCTACAG AACGCTGAGCAGAACAGGGTGAGGCCCCTTATAGAGGAGGCCATCGCCGATCTACTCAGCGCCAGCGCCTCCTTGCCCAGAAGCATGGTGGTCGCGGACCTGGGATGTTCCTCCGGCCCAAACGCGCTCGCTTTGGTGTCGATCTGCGTTGACGCCATCCGCAGCCAGCGTCTTCGTTCCCGGCAGCCACCGGTAGAAGTCTGCGTCTTCCTCAACGATCTTCCTGACAACGACTTCAACATGGTGGTGAAGAGTTTGGTCACGTTCCAGCAAAGCCACAAGTCGGTCGTTACCGGTGTTATGCCAGGGTCATTCTACGGGAGGCTCTTCACCAGTGGCTCCTTGCATCTCGTCTGCTCGGCCAATAGCCTGCACTGGCTCTCTGAG GCTCCTGAAGAACTGAGGAGGAACAAGATCCCGGCATACGACATCGACGAGCATGtcaggcgaggaagacggagtgtGGTCATTGGAGCCTACGCACGGCAGTTCAGGAAAGATTTCACCCTTTTCCTTGAGCTGAGAGCCAAAGAATTGGTCGCGGGGGGTCGATTGGTTGTTTCCCTCGCGGGGAGGCGCTCTGAAGAACCTGCTGCTGAATCCACTCATGCCTGGGAATCAGTGGCTCTTATATTAAGTGAGATGACCTCAAAG GGCATGGTTAACAGAGCAAAGTTTGATAGTTTCTACATACCGATATACGGACCTTCGGATGTAGAGCTGAGGGAAATCATTCAAGCGGAGGGTTCGTTTTCGATAAGAGAGATGCAAGTGCATGAGCCTACAAGCAATGTGGAAAGCACTCTGATCTCCCCGAGCAAGATAGCCAATCTGTTAAGAGCTGGATTTGAGCCGATAATAGTCCAGCATTTTGGGTCGTCTGAAGAGATCATGGATGGATTTGTGAGGGCTGCGGAACAACGTTGGAGCCGGCATGGCAGCTTGGAAGAGGAGATGGCTGGAAACCCCAGAGTTATGTTGGTTGTGTCTCTAAAATTGAATGTATAA
- the LOC123410171 gene encoding uncharacterized protein LOC123410171, with amino-acid sequence MEDHFGRKVSREEEEEAAVKPTRSFRYEDYSTRRVFLRSYPLQWDSPAPGGEKQGEAEDDEDHRYDDDGGGRDRRWKRQVVVAVVEWGEEKLLLLRRVKKRLALYLIGCHYSRPALPYKSGGGSCTTAMLKSM; translated from the coding sequence ATGGAGGATCATTTCGGCCGGAAGGtatccagggaggaggaggaggaggcggcggtgaagCCGACGAGGAGCTTCCGGTACGAGGACTACAGCACCAGGCGGGTGTTCCTGCGAAGCTACCCTCTGCAATGGGACTCGCCGGCGCCCGGCGGCGAGAAGCAGGGCGAGGCGGAGGACGACGAGGACCACCggtacgacgacgacggcggcgggcgCGACAGGCGGTGGAAGcggcaggtggtggtggcggtggtggagtggggggagGAGAAGCTGCTGCTGCTCAGGAGGGTCAAGAAGCGGCTGGCGCTCTACCTCATCGGCTGCCACTACAGCCGCCCCGCGCTGCCGTACAAGTCCGGCGGCGGCTCCTGCACCACCGCCATGCTCAAGTCCATGTGA